The window TCATGTCATCTATCTGTATGTGTCAGTGGTGTTTTAATCCTACTCATAGCCTCTAGTTCATCATTTTTGATCACAGGGAGATGTTGATCAAGTGACAGTCTTGTGTAATCCCCCAAAATCACTAATCAAAGAATCATCATTTAGAAATATGAATGTAGTGGCTTCTAGCTTTAGTTTTGcctttttcattcatgttaacTTAGTAGATGTATGCCATATTAGGtatataatttcataatgaGTTACATATTTTTACAATGAGAAACCTTAAGGTATTCTTTGTCAGATGACACAATCAGGCCTCGAAATGGCTGTGAAATCTAATTTTACTGATCTGTCTCTTGCCTGCTATTCTAAATTATGTTGAAATCATCTGGTTCGCCCCAAATAATGGCTGTGAAGCTTTTGCAGATTTTCATGATTCATGGCCACAATTTGTGAGGGTATCAGACCTTGGTGAGCGATTATGCACCCATGGGCTCAAACGCATAATTCAGTATCTTTGAAATCATATTTCTGGTGCAATGATCAAGTGTAGGATTTCCTCTCAGATCTTACCAACCTGTCAACATATTTCACGTCTGCCTTGGGCTTCGAGCCTTTCTGCTCACTGACTCCGTAAACCAAGGTTCATTTTAAGTGTTTGCTTTCTCTATAGTCTTACATGCCCTTTAtgatttttgtttatgtttgtctgaCTTTATTTCCTGGTGTTTCCAATGACAGGAGGAGCTCTGCAGTGACAGTGTAGAGAGGATTGTGGTCAACCCCAACGCAGCCTATGACAAGTTCAAAGACAAGCACGTCAGCTCCAAGGGACTTGGTCAGTttgtaatgaatgaaaaatcacatttaacttATCTATGAATGTTAACAAGTGTTGTCTGTGTATCTAAAGCAGGATatacttttatttctctgtgccaTTGACCTCCATTGTTGTACACAAATTATTACAAACACATTAATTAGCCAAACTGTTGTGCAGGGAGAGAAGATCCTACATTAGAATTTAACATGGGCACAGTGGTTTATTTTAAGTAGATCCTGCATACTAATTGTACCTGGAGCACTAAATCTGcaactgaaaatagtcctcagcaaatatatatataaactacaGAAAACAGTTGTTCAAGAGTTTTAAgttgttgaaaatgaaaatgtacattcatgactcatttttaaatttacatcttcagtaggaacaaaTGGGATTGGGACAGGATGAGGAAGTCAGGACTAACACACTTGGTTTTGGTTTctttatgggatttgttgataataacaaaactatagaatatcaccagccttatacagtacatttaataACTTATTATGGTAACAGAAGTGAAACAGAAGGGCAGCATTGCTATGAGTGAAGCTCAGGATTGAGAGTCGCCAACAAATTCATTGTGtatagtaattattattatcataaacCATTCCTTCATCAACATGCTTCACAACTCTCTTGCACCACACTATCctttattttcagatatctTGCCTTTATCAGTGTCATGTCTGTGATGGTTTTGCTGTTtccttttatatatatatattaagtaCACAAAACAACATTGCCATCATCTTTTCAGAATAGTTCtcacaaaatacagtatttaatcTTAATAGAGAAAGCAATATACAAGAGAATTATGAGTGACTATAAGACttgcaaacagctgctgttgcttCCAAATTTTGTGTTTCCCATTGTGGCTGTAACAAAACTGATCCATGCCTTTGTTGATTTAAAACCCTAAATCTTGTTCTGGCTCAGTCTGAACCTCACACTGACTGcagtctgctttttttttttttttttttgtctgtcttgaTTTCTCTTACAACCCATTTGTCTCCTTTTCACAGACTTCTCAGACAGAATCAGTAAAAGCAGACGAGTGGGCTATGAGTCAGGAGAATTTGAAATTGTGAGTACCCGCTATTCAGCAGAAATAAATCActtcactttttattctttttagaAGGTGTTCCATTTTGAGGGTAAATCCActattgtgatttttatttcactaaCTACATGTGTTTTATGATAAACTTAAAGTGTCTGAAATGGTGTTGACTCTCTGCTAAACCCACTTTATTGTTGTGTTATATTCATACCAttattttccctcctctctcgtTTTTGTTAAGCTTGGAGAAGGCTGTGGAGTGAAGGAGACGCCACAGCAGAAGTACCAGCGCCTGGTGAATGAGATCCAGGAACTCACCCAGGAGGTGGATGCCATCCAGGTAAACTGACAACAAGACAAACATGTACTCAAGCACACTTCTCCCGTGTCCATAAGACCTGGCAAGGGATGGTACACACTGATTATCCAGCCTAGTTAGAACAATTTCAGAAGTTTAATATTTATGTCTGGTTCTTACTGTTGCACAGTTCTTATTGAGAAGCTGATCCAAAGCTCAGTACGGTGTGTGCACAGAAGCTTTAAATTCACTCTGAATATGAGTTTTGATTAAAACCAGTGCAAGGAATTGCATTTCCGACTTGCAAAGACCCCACAACCCAGAAACGAATTAAACCTTGGCTGTCATTAATTCAAATGCACACAGAGCAGGGTCTGTTGCTGTACGAGTCCAGAACCAAATTCCAATTCAACCCATGAACTGGCAGTTTCAGTGACAGCATCTGGTGGTTTTGAGCTCATGCAGGTCATACTCTCAGAATATGAAGGGGGAGCAAgctgtttttctgccatagtcTCTAAATTTAGACTTATGAAAGACCTCCTTGTGGCAGTTGACATGCTCTAAGTGATGTGTTCTAACTGTAAAAGTCACAGACGGAGTGCTTGAGTGAGAACTGTAATGTAATTCATTTACACAGGCTACATTGACGGAGAAGTAATGGCAtagtttcagttcatttatCATTCAGTGATCACACCAGAAATCTGACCGACTGACAAAGTTGTGTCAGACAACAGTAGAAAATTAATTCATGAAATTTGCTTTGTCtttactactactgctacatactgtaaattaatttcctgctgcttttctggGTCCAGGttgcattcatttaattaaccATATCATCACCAGCCACGACAGCTTGGCTAGTATAGTTTTCtttgcgtgtctgtgtgtgtgtcttcatgccAAACGTGGTCCCCAGGACAGCTATTGTAGCAGGAACTTTTAAATACTTTGGCAGGCGTTTatatgtctgtggacagattttgttaACACGATAGTATCACAgctgtgcaagatacagtcagGAAACCTTACAGATGTGTAGTTGAGCAAGGGGTTTGGAAGTAGGAAAGGGGCCATTGGGCCCCCACTTTACGCCCCTGGCCCACAATTTTTTTAGGCCATGGATCACTGTATCCCAGTTTTATTCAATCCTGTTCAGATAAAACTATAAACCATCTTGTGCTGAAATCACACCAGCCATGACATCAACATGTTTATGTTACGATCAATGAGAACTCATCAGTCAACCACTTGTCTGAGTCCAAACAGAAGTAAACAGAGAAATGAACTGGATTGGTTATTTATCTTGGTTATCTTATAAGAAGATCTTTTGCTGTTAGCTACATTAGCTAATCCAGATCCATGTTAAAAATACTGGAATTCCCATTTAATTCAGCTCTATCTGAAACATAATGTCAGAAGACATGCTCTTTAAATGCCTAATACAAGAATGCATGTacgttttccttttttgtaatttggtaaCGGACATATGTTCTCTGTGAGCCTGGTTGGCACAGACGGACTTCTAGTCCTCGGTttccaaagaaataaaaaatcttgccactgctttcctctcctttttcctgCAGGCTGCTACAAAGGAAACCAATGCAGAGGAGCGCCTGACCCCCGTGGTACTTGCCCAGCATGCAGCCCagctcaaacagcagctggtttcTGCCCATCTCGACTCACTGCTGGGACCACAGGCACACATCAACCTGGCCGATCCAGATGGAGCGCTGGCGAGGTGAGCGGAGAGGAGGGTGGCAAGACAATAAAGCAAGAAGACAAGCATCTGGACTCTGAAACTTGATGCTACAACCTATCAGACTCTGACAGAGTGATAAGCTAGTAGGAAGAGAATGGATGGAGAGAGGTAGAGATCAACAATAGATCGTCAGAGAGAGTAGCAGGGGAATTAATTTCACTTACCTGTGGACTATAACTCTTATATAAGGAGGGAGAGATAAGGAAAAAGCAGTACAGCTGGTATCAATTGTCCACATTAACCCTGTCAATCCAAGTGTAGCACTAACTAGGGAGCACAAGAACTGATGgattgagaaataaaaactggaCAAGGTGAAAGATTAAGTGAGAGAAGGGATAGAGGGAGTAGAAGCATGTCAGCCCAACTGAGCGTGAGGGAGGGGAGCTGATGATAGAGAGGGAAAGAGGCCGTGACACAAGTGAGGGATGAAAACTGTTCCAAAAAGATCCAGGCTCACATTGACCTTGAAGTTTACTACCAAGCGTGTAAAGAATGGAAgtaagagagaaggaggaacaTAGATATGGCAGCACATGGGGCTGATAACAATATTGAACATATAATCCTTTTGTGTCTCCCTTTCCCTCCGTCCCGCAGGCGTCTGCTCACCCAGCTGGAGGCGGCCAAGGGCAGCCGTGTCTGCTCTGCAGGAGACAGCAAGCCGACGGCATCAGCCAAGGGCCCAGATGGAGTGGTACTCTATGAGCTACACAGCAGACCAGAGCAGGAAAAATTCAACGAGTCTGCCAAGGTAAAGTGGAAAGGGAGGTGGAGGCAGCAGAGTCAAGTGTCTGGGATGAATGCACGCACAAAATGAGCAAATGTTTCAGCGGTATGATCTCCTCaacgtgtttttgttttaattctcaTGAGAGCAATGTGAGAATATTTGATGGCAATAAACAAGACAAAAGGCAGAGAGgtatgtgtgtggctgtttgtgtgtgtgtcttttgggATATTGTTGTCATTGCCAGCCATGTGTTGCCTTGTTCCGTCCCTGTAGATGGCGGAATTGGAGAAGCGTCTAGCTGAGCTGGAGATCGCTGTTGGCTCAGGATCAGACAAGCAGGTACACAGAGACTCACAGTCTTTCCACACATACATCCGCTTTAATGCTTTTCTGTCTCATTCACACTAATTCTGTTTATCTCCTTTGCTGTTTCACTCTCACACCAGAAGAATTTTCATGCTTCTTTTGCTGTGTAGCCATCCACAAAgtgacactgaaataaaatcttCCACTTGGTGTATATAAATTATGGCGGTGGCTTCATTGCCGTGTGTTAAAATGTGCTGTTCCTCTTTGTGTTGCAGGGACCTCTGAGCACTGGCGTACAAGGAGCTAGTTTGATGGTAAGAAGTTGACCACTTGAAATACACTGTGTGTGGAGTTTGTCTGTATTCATAACTGTGTGTCTGATATGCAGCCAGAGATCTGGGTCATACTTCAAAGATGACATCAGCTTCCTCCAACTTTGTGTATTGCTGCTGTGCCAATAGTAacttatatttgtgtgtgtgtgtgtgtgtgtgtgtgtgtgcgcttttttttttatcaggacACCATAGAGCTCCTGCAGGCAAGGGTCAGCGCGCTGGATTCTGCTACTCTGGATCAAGTGGAGGCAAGACTGCAGGTAACTCATTCCTGCACAGTGTGCAGCGCAGGGTTAGGGGGGGGAAAGGAGGCTTTTGGTGTTAATAGACTGCTCAGTTGCAATTTGATTATGTTCTGatttgtacagtatgtctccGATAGAagcctttttgttttgaaggaaaactgaaatatttcaagcaGTCTGTCCGTTATGCTCAGTATTTCACATGTTTATGTTCAGCATAGAGATACATGTGGGATGTGCCAGAgggaacagctagcctagcttcGGCAAAAGTTCTGCCCAGCAAATGTAAAGCTAACTTCTATATGCGTTGTATCTTGTCTATCTaacaactgtaaaaacagaaaacaggacaTAGAACTTTCCTTTTCAGCAAGCTGTTTCATGTACACGTATTAGCATCTACTGTAGGTTGCTTGCTAAAAAGAATCAAAGTGGATAAAGTTTTGGGGTTAGTGGAAAGTATATTTCTCCATTTCAATAGCAGCAGTGcacatatattttgtttttttccttttttcattttatggtgATGGGACATCACTTGACAGCAGTTAGGCAGTTTACTGCAGTTTAAGTACTACAATTCTTTGTCAAACAACCTCACACACTGGTGGATCATTGGAACTTTGGGAGAGAGGAGTACATTTGCTTTGTGGTGAAATACTGATAAATTTCTTAACAGttggaaaatgtcacattacCATTGGGTTACATGTGGTGCAGCAATGAAACACTGTCAGTTTACCGCAGCATTGACAGTTCCCtgatcagttttgtttttcttttttatctatCTGAATTTCCTAAAATTACATCTCTTGCAAAATCAtgataaataactttttttctctcccattaGAGTGTCCTTGGCAAGATGAATGAGATTGCAAAACACAAGGCAGCGATTGAGGATGCTGATACACAAAACAAGGTTGGTAATCCCTGTACATCCAGGCAAACTAAGTGCTGTAATCATCCCAGATGCATTTATACTCTGTGAGTGGAAACTCACAACTTCCATACAGTCCACCTGCGGTTCATAGCACTTTCAGATGGAAGACTCTCCTGGCAGATACCTGCAATCATAAGAGCTGAGATGTTTTTGTCAGAAGTTGTATAATATATCCATCAATCTTTTAGCCTCACATAAATCCATTTTGCCAGTTCTCTCTGAGTGACAAGGAATTCATTTGGAAAACCTCCACTAAGAATTTACAAAGTCAAGCCGTCCTGAATTTTTATCATCAGGCAGTCAGTCTTTTTGCTAGTTTGTTCATTTTGAGACAGTACCTCAGATCCAGCTGTAGTATCTGCATGATGTCctggatgatgttttcatgtgtctgttttagGCATTAAGTGTTAAGTGTTTTACCCTTAATAGGCCAGTAGAGGGCAGGTCatgttaattttattattagtgtGTATGACAAAGTAATTCAAAgtggtttcattttaattttgaggTTACTGTACATGGGTGTTATAGGCTTTGAGAAAATACTATAATTATAGTTTACTGGATAGGAAGTGAGACATCATTACTTTTAAAAAGAATTAGAATAGTACAAAAGCATGCTGTAATGTGAGATTATATATAATGTCATTGAACCCTCAATAACTGGACTCATGACTTTAGCCATAAAATACAAGTGGAATTGGCAAAGCACAGTTTGAAGGCTGTTTGTAGCATCAGCACTTTCCAGTGTATCAGTATGTAAACTGAGTGAACAGATGGTCTGAAAAAAGTTGTAATGAGGGCAGACCTCAAGTTGTGTGAGCTGTATTTCTAACCTTAGGTACCACACCATCGTGGAGTGCTTGAATGTAGGTGTTGAtgttagtcataaaatgcaggTGGGCAGTCCCCTGCTCAGATGTAGACTACGTGGCAAAATTGTCATAGCAACACTGTGTTGATTATATACCAAGTTGTATGAATTCTTTAATAAGTGTACATTCATATCTTTTACAGTACAATGAGTAGTACATCATTGCACTCTATGGGAAGTCTGTGGCCTTTTGTGAAATGAATCTGTCCTTTTAGCTGGATGGACTGTTCTTGGTAttgaatatgtgtatgtgtgtttctctgtcaggtGTCGCAGCTCTATGACGTGGTGCAGAAGTGGGATGCCGTGTCCACTTCTATACCTCAGGTGGTGCAGAGGCTTGTTGCTGTTAAGGAGCTGCATGAGCAAGGTAACGCACAGGAACTGAAACTGGTTTATAAGGTTGTAGCTGGAGACTTTGTCTCCTCACATAAGTCCCTAAGTCATGAGACAACATTAGTTATTGAGGTGTTTGGAAGTGGGGGAGTTTACTGTCACATCACTTTACCCCATAACATTAAATGAATGTACTGGTGTTGAGTAATTGGTTCATATTGCAAATATTGTAATAATATTGCTCCAGGGGCAGATTTCACCCCAGTAAggataataacaatgaaaacttgGATAATTTATGTTCTACTCTTTTATGTGAGGGGAGAAGAACCTTGAAATGACACCCAAGAGAGTTCAAGGAGAGGATGTATGTAGGTTAGTGGGGGTGGGGAGTAGCATTAAAGATTCAAAATATGTAGGATGTAGAAACTGAACATAACAGGGTGTGAACCCGGATCATGTTTCAAACAGCATTCGTGCTGGGAAGTAATACTTGGCCTGAAAGATTTGCATCCGCAATGGggacgtctgtgtgtgtgagacaaaagACGAAAACTAAGCGCAAATGGGATTCAAACGGATAATGGAATTAGCCTAAACCATGCCATTCTATTATAACAAAGGGCAAAAAATCACTGAAAGGGAGACTCAAAATGGTAATAGAATTAGACTAAATCTTGCAGTACTGTTAAACACCCCCTTGGGGAGAAAGAGATGCATGATATTATATATCACATTatcatctttttattatttagcaCATGAAAGCAGAACCTTGGCATTAATAGATTATATTGATAATTCATTTCTGAGAGCTGAAAGAGGTCATTTATCATCCAGACTCTCTTTGCACCGATCTGTCACAGTCTGCAGCTGAAGTCTTCCTCGCTCAATAGGGTTTAGCTGCAgtgatttctttcttctctcctgatGAATGCAAGCAAGCAAAACCAAATACTTTGTTTAATCTTTCAAGCAGTCATTCATCAGTTTCAGATTAAAATTGCACTTGTTTCTACTCTGCTTCACTTCAACTAAGAGCAAGAACAACATAGCATTTTTTTTGAAGcacaaatgtttaaatttgaGAACTAATACTTTGTCTTACTtatttctcctccctctctctcctctcctgcctttTTGATTTCACTTTGTCCCCCTCCCCATCTCCCTCCCTATCCTCGTCTCATAGCCATGCAGTTTGGCCAGCTGCTGACCCACCTGGACACCACTCAGCAGATGATCAACAACTCTCTGAAGGACAATAACACCCTGCTAACACAGGTGGGAAGTTCGAGCTCTATTGAACACGCGAGACAAGATAAATATTTTAGAATGCTATTAGAGTGAGGAACTTCCTTTTGACCACTTACATCTTCATCTCATGTGTGATACCCATGGGGAGCACTAGGTTGAGTATAACTGTTAAATGAGGCCAGTGGAActgcatgtttgtgtcactggtaggtcaacaaaaaaaagatggctAATGGCAATCTGAATCCTGTTGCAGGAAGAAATCTCTTCATCTAGTTCAGTGTCTGCACTGCATCTTTCATCCTGAATGTCTTGTGGATCCCTGCTCTCGCTTCTTGTCTGCAGAAGGTTTCTCACAGAAGGAGTGAAAATGTTGagaattcataaaaatatgTGACAAATTCAGCCAATTGGCAATAACCTTTTTTTATAATATGTGGAATAAATGGGTGAAAGAGGTGACCTCCATTATACTTCAGAGTGTGAAGAAAGGCAGCTTTTCATGGCCAGAAGTAACATAAGTGTAGCTACCTATAGGGACAGTGGCCCTCCACAGCCTCTCCACGAGTCAATAATCAGCCAGAGGTTTCACAGTTCAGGGCTTCTGGCTAGACGGACAAAGCAGTGCcttgtcaaataaaacatttattttttgatgagGTTTGTTGAAACTTGAAATCTTCTGAAGTCAAAAAAAGTTCTGCTCTTACTTTCTATAGATTTGCATTGTATTCTGAAATGCCCCAAGCTTTAGAGGGTTGTTGAGTTTGATGTTCACATGCTAtcacagaaaacataatttatttagCAAGCCGTTATTCTGTAGCCTCCTGGATCATCATTGCCTTATAATGATGTCTTTCAATAGAATTTTCAgtaattatttgtgttttaattccCTGTTAAATTGAATTTGCATACAGAAGACAgatttatgtaaaatatgtttaataGGACTgcatctgttgattattttttatcatcagtgttttgtccaaacaacttaattcagatatttaatttgcaatgatagaaaacagaacatttaaaagGCTCTATTGTAAACTTTTACATGCAGCTTTCCCTCACAGCTTTACTTCCtactctcttcatctctgtcactTCTTACCTAACTtttgtctgccccccccccaggtcCAGCAGACAATGAAGGAAAACCTGGTGGCTATAGAGGAGAACTTCGCTGCACTAGACCAGCGGATGAAGAAGCTCTCCAAATAAACGATGGCAGAGTTTGGGCCGGTCCAGGAGAGTGAAGAACATGGACAAATAAGCGTTGGCTAGAGAGCACAGAGAGGGGATTGGGATTTAAGGCTTTCCTTTCTGGCTgtccctctcttgctctctacTCCTGCCTCTGCCTTTTTTCACAAAGTGGAATGTTAGAAAGTTGGAAAAGAcggaatgacagaaaaaaaaaaaaaggagaccaAATGTTCTTGTCCACCCTCCTtacctcctcctttctcttgcATCAAATTGATATCAACTGAAAACACTTTTCTCCACTCTATACATGCCACTGATTGCAGTCCCCTGTTGAGCTTATTGAGTTTTAGACTGgattgtttttataattattagtATTAAACATAAGAAATTCTTCCATTTCTTTGGAACCTCACACTATTACTAGATTTGTACTGTATACTTTGGTCAAATTAAATGGATCACAGTAATGTTGGGTTGATGGGTGACACACTTAAGATGTTGTCAACTGTGTAAAGAAAAATCAAGATCTATTGTCCTGTAGTGTTGTAGCAGGAGCACGTTTGTGCGGATGTCAGGGCCAAGTGACGGAAGGAAAGCTTGTAAATATGCCTGTGTACCTTATTGTTTCTTCACGCTCAGTCGCTTGTAACTATATTATTATGACTGAGACCAGACGCCACAGACAAACTTTTAATCTGCTTTGTCATTGCCTACAAGTCAACTGTATTGTTCATCTGT is drawn from Seriola aureovittata isolate HTS-2021-v1 ecotype China chromosome 2, ASM2101889v1, whole genome shotgun sequence and contains these coding sequences:
- the dctn2 gene encoding dynactin subunit 2 gives rise to the protein MADPKYVNLPGIAFNEPDVYETGDLPEDDQAQFESEELCSDSVERIVVNPNAAYDKFKDKHVSSKGLDFSDRISKSRRVGYESGEFEILGEGCGVKETPQQKYQRLVNEIQELTQEVDAIQAATKETNAEERLTPVVLAQHAAQLKQQLVSAHLDSLLGPQAHINLADPDGALARRLLTQLEAAKGSRVCSAGDSKPTASAKGPDGVVLYELHSRPEQEKFNESAKMAELEKRLAELEIAVGSGSDKQGPLSTGVQGASLMDTIELLQARVSALDSATLDQVEARLQSVLGKMNEIAKHKAAIEDADTQNKVSQLYDVVQKWDAVSTSIPQVVQRLVAVKELHEQAMQFGQLLTHLDTTQQMINNSLKDNNTLLTQVQQTMKENLVAIEENFAALDQRMKKLSK